A genomic region of Caulobacter sp. NIBR2454 contains the following coding sequences:
- a CDS encoding acetyl-CoA acetyltransferase: protein MTYILGGWQTDFSANWARQGMEMADAFAEVVRHGLESTGLDPEDVECGHVGNFVGDLFAGQGLLGGFFGLVHPAWDGLPTARHEAACASGSVAILAAAAEIEAGRYDLACVIGLEQMRNVSGHQAAKNLGAAAWAGHEYQDAQFVWPAAFSQLSEEYERRYGLSYEHLMRISEINFANGKRNPNAQTRQWAFTPESFTADDVANPVVEGRTRKQDCGQVTDGAAVVFLASPRRAAEYAKKRGVSLDSLPRIKGWGHRSSPISYEAKVRASRDQPYVFPQVRRAVEEARARAGVTALDQIDVVETHDCFAMTEYMAIDHLGLTAPGESWKAVEDGSIEMGGRLPINPSGGLIGLGHPVGATGVRMALDAFKQVTGTAGDYQVEGARTCQTLNIGGSTTTTVSLVIGV, encoded by the coding sequence ATGACCTACATTCTCGGCGGCTGGCAGACAGACTTCTCGGCCAACTGGGCCCGGCAGGGCATGGAGATGGCGGACGCCTTCGCCGAGGTGGTGCGCCACGGCCTGGAGTCCACGGGCCTTGACCCCGAAGATGTCGAATGTGGCCATGTCGGTAACTTCGTCGGCGACCTGTTCGCGGGCCAGGGCCTGCTGGGCGGGTTCTTTGGTCTGGTGCATCCCGCATGGGACGGTCTGCCGACCGCGCGCCATGAAGCGGCCTGCGCCTCGGGCAGCGTGGCGATCCTGGCCGCGGCCGCCGAGATCGAGGCGGGGCGTTACGATCTGGCCTGCGTGATCGGTCTGGAGCAGATGCGCAACGTGTCTGGGCATCAAGCGGCGAAGAATTTGGGTGCGGCGGCCTGGGCGGGGCACGAGTACCAGGACGCGCAGTTCGTCTGGCCGGCCGCCTTCTCGCAGCTGTCAGAGGAGTATGAGCGCCGCTATGGGCTCTCCTACGAGCACCTGATGCGCATCAGCGAGATCAACTTCGCCAACGGCAAGCGCAACCCCAACGCCCAGACCCGCCAGTGGGCCTTCACGCCCGAGAGCTTCACCGCCGACGATGTGGCCAACCCGGTCGTTGAGGGGCGCACCCGTAAGCAGGACTGCGGCCAGGTGACCGACGGCGCGGCCGTGGTGTTCTTGGCCTCTCCCAGGCGCGCCGCCGAATACGCCAAAAAGCGCGGCGTCAGCCTCGACAGCTTGCCGCGCATCAAGGGCTGGGGGCACCGCTCGTCGCCGATCAGCTATGAGGCCAAGGTCCGCGCCAGCCGCGACCAACCTTACGTCTTCCCGCAGGTGCGCCGCGCCGTGGAGGAGGCCCGCGCCCGCGCTGGCGTCACCGCGCTTGACCAGATCGACGTGGTCGAGACCCACGACTGCTTCGCCATGACCGAATACATGGCCATCGACCATCTAGGCCTGACCGCGCCGGGCGAAAGCTGGAAGGCGGTCGAGGACGGCTCCATCGAGATGGGCGGCCGACTGCCGATCAATCCGTCGGGCGGACTGATCGGCCTGGGCCACCCGGTGGGCGCCACTGGCGTGCGCATGGCTTTGGACGCCTTCAAGCAGGTGACCGGGACCGCCGGCGACTATCAGGTGGAGGGCGCCAGGACCTGCCAGACCCTCAACATCGGCGGCTCCACCACCACCACGGTCAGTCTGGTCATCGGCGTCTAG
- a CDS encoding AMP-binding protein, with translation MSAALKASEDYRNAPMREAKLLAVDLDVDRRADGTIYIASKVPLKAYEADIPAAFSKRAALMGDKPALARRGGDGEWVYTTYAQLKRDVDAAATWLAAHVPAGRTVMVLTGNTPGFATFSFAAWSAGLPVCPVSTTYGALGGDYGRLKHVIAKVRPALILAENGAAMAKALEALDLGDAIIVTATPDAITKPATAWSEVLATEPNPPIVARKADDVAAYMLTSGSTGLPKIVPITFDNLAANSAQCQQMIGEAAGWHDVMLDWLPWHHAAGAFVLRTTLLEGGTLYIDDGKPAPGLFNESIRNLREIGVAYFNNVPLGYTLLVEALETDPVLRKTFFSRLRLMLYGGAGLSQPVYDRLQALAVAETGHRIMMTSGYGATETVSAFMAIHFETDKVGIGLPAPGASLKLVPTGDRYDVRAKGPNVTTGYLDEPGKTAEAFDDEGYYRTGDLAVFHEPGDPTQGLAFAGRAAEEFKLSSGTWVYGGKARDDLLKALSPLATEVVLADDNRPFLTVMLWPAPGATREAIAQKLAAFNAGQHGGSRIHRALLLSEPPQPNAHEMSDKGTVNRRAVIDRRKSEVERLYADAPDADVIVLS, from the coding sequence ATGAGCGCGGCCCTCAAAGCCTCCGAGGATTACCGCAACGCGCCGATGCGCGAGGCGAAGCTCCTGGCGGTGGATCTCGATGTCGACCGTCGCGCCGACGGCACGATCTACATCGCCTCCAAGGTGCCGCTAAAGGCCTATGAGGCCGATATTCCAGCGGCGTTCTCCAAGCGTGCGGCGCTGATGGGCGACAAGCCGGCCCTGGCGCGGCGCGGGGGCGACGGCGAGTGGGTTTACACCACCTACGCCCAGCTCAAGCGCGATGTGGATGCGGCCGCGACCTGGCTGGCCGCCCATGTGCCGGCGGGGCGCACGGTGATGGTCCTGACCGGCAATACGCCGGGGTTCGCCACCTTCTCCTTCGCGGCCTGGAGCGCGGGCCTGCCCGTCTGTCCGGTCAGCACCACCTATGGCGCGCTGGGCGGCGACTATGGCCGGCTCAAGCACGTGATCGCCAAGGTGCGTCCGGCGTTGATCTTAGCCGAGAACGGCGCGGCCATGGCCAAGGCGCTTGAGGCGCTGGACCTAGGCGACGCGATCATCGTCACCGCCACGCCAGACGCGATCACCAAGCCGGCGACCGCCTGGAGCGAGGTCCTGGCGACCGAGCCCAACCCACCGATCGTCGCGCGCAAGGCCGACGATGTCGCGGCCTACATGCTGACCTCAGGCTCCACCGGCCTGCCCAAGATCGTGCCCATCACCTTCGACAACCTGGCCGCCAACAGCGCCCAGTGCCAGCAGATGATTGGCGAGGCCGCCGGCTGGCACGACGTGATGCTGGATTGGCTGCCCTGGCACCACGCGGCGGGGGCGTTCGTTCTTCGCACCACGCTCTTGGAGGGCGGCACGCTCTATATCGACGACGGCAAGCCGGCTCCGGGGCTGTTCAATGAGTCGATCCGGAACCTGCGCGAGATCGGCGTCGCCTATTTCAACAATGTGCCCCTGGGCTACACCCTGCTGGTCGAGGCGCTGGAGACCGATCCGGTCCTGCGCAAGACCTTCTTCTCGCGTCTGCGGCTGATGCTGTACGGCGGGGCGGGGTTGTCGCAGCCGGTCTATGACCGTCTGCAGGCCCTGGCCGTGGCCGAGACCGGCCACCGCATCATGATGACCAGCGGCTACGGGGCGACCGAGACGGTCTCGGCCTTCATGGCCATCCACTTCGAGACCGACAAGGTGGGTATCGGCCTGCCGGCGCCGGGGGCGAGCCTCAAGCTGGTCCCGACCGGCGACCGCTACGACGTGCGGGCCAAGGGGCCGAACGTTACCACCGGCTACCTCGACGAGCCGGGCAAGACGGCGGAGGCTTTCGATGACGAGGGCTACTACCGCACCGGCGACCTGGCCGTGTTCCATGAGCCGGGCGACCCGACCCAGGGCCTGGCCTTCGCCGGCCGCGCGGCCGAGGAGTTCAAGCTGTCGAGCGGGACCTGGGTCTATGGCGGAAAGGCCCGCGACGACCTGCTCAAGGCCCTGTCGCCCCTGGCGACCGAGGTGGTCCTGGCCGACGACAACCGCCCGTTCCTGACCGTGATGCTGTGGCCGGCGCCCGGCGCGACCCGCGAGGCGATCGCGCAGAAACTGGCGGCGTTCAACGCCGGCCAGCATGGCGGCTCGCGCATCCATCGCGCCCTGTTGCTCAGTGAACCGCCGCAGCCCAACGCCCACGAGATGTCCGACAAGGGCACGGTCAACCGCCGCGCCGTCATCGACCGCCGCAAGTCAGAGGTGGAGCGGCTGTACGCCGACGCCCCCGACGCCGACGTCATCGTCCTGTCCTAG
- a CDS encoding alkylphosphonate utilization protein: MSPAEAAAKSEASPSASGDVEVRDSVGNLLADGDSVTLIKDLAVKGAGQTLKRGTVIKSIRLTGDAQEIDCRHAAIKGLVLRAEFVRKV, from the coding sequence CTGAGCCCCGCCGAGGCGGCCGCCAAGTCCGAGGCGTCTCCGTCGGCGTCGGGCGACGTCGAGGTCCGCGACTCCGTCGGCAACCTGTTGGCCGATGGCGACAGCGTGACCCTGATCAAGGACTTGGCGGTCAAGGGCGCCGGCCAGACCCTCAAGCGTGGCACGGTGATCAAGTCTATCCGGCTGACCGGCGATGCCCAGGAGATCGACTGTCGCCACGCCGCCATCAAGGGCCTGGTCCTGCGCGCCGAATTCGTCCGCAAGGTTTAA
- a CDS encoding class I adenylate-forming enzyme family protein, giving the protein MFLTPRERIDAYVAKGWWGQMVIDDLTQRNRAEVCDREALVDAVNREKLDGREPRRLTWAQLGDEVDRMAAGLLDLGFVKDDIVCVQAPNVAETVILALACARIGLIISPVVMQYREHELAYVIGKVKPKAFITTGVFAGHDHAAMVLGLKGDFQAVVMNGWAPQGAISLDEAVAAADPAKAAAYQAAHPVQAGEVFTICWTSGTESRPKGVPRDHNHWIVNARMVSEATELQEGEVVLNPFPLVNIAAFGMMMSWLWRRGTMVLHHPFDLPVFLGQIGAERVNYTIAPPAILNALLKTPQLLAITDLSSVRAIGSGSAPLSPWMIEGFLNDHGIQVCNIFGSNEGASLFSGAADVPDPIERARYFPRMGVEGFGWNSPTAQMIRTRIVDPDTEVEITTPETPGELRIDGAATFSGYWQADELNAAAFDGEGFFKTGDLFEIAGEGELARFYRFVGRCKDIIVRGGVNISPAEIDDLLAGHPALKEAAVVGVPDDVLGERMCVAVVPSGETPQLAEVASWLKDKGLAVFKLPEKLVVVDALPRNAMNKVVRSELREQVLGQL; this is encoded by the coding sequence ATGTTCCTGACCCCGCGCGAGCGTATCGACGCCTATGTGGCCAAGGGCTGGTGGGGCCAGATGGTCATCGACGACCTGACCCAACGCAACCGCGCCGAAGTCTGCGATCGCGAGGCCCTGGTCGATGCGGTCAACCGCGAGAAGCTTGATGGGCGCGAGCCGCGCCGCCTGACCTGGGCGCAACTGGGCGATGAGGTGGACCGCATGGCCGCCGGCCTGCTGGACCTGGGGTTCGTCAAGGACGACATCGTCTGCGTGCAGGCGCCCAATGTGGCCGAGACGGTGATCTTGGCCCTGGCCTGCGCCCGCATCGGCCTGATCATCAGCCCGGTGGTCATGCAGTATCGCGAGCATGAGCTGGCCTATGTGATTGGCAAGGTGAAGCCCAAGGCCTTCATCACCACGGGCGTCTTCGCCGGCCACGACCATGCGGCCATGGTTCTCGGCCTCAAGGGCGACTTCCAGGCGGTGGTGATGAACGGCTGGGCGCCGCAAGGCGCGATCAGTCTCGACGAAGCGGTCGCCGCCGCCGATCCGGCCAAGGCCGCCGCCTATCAGGCCGCCCATCCGGTGCAAGCGGGCGAGGTCTTCACCATCTGCTGGACCTCGGGGACCGAGAGCCGGCCCAAGGGCGTACCACGCGACCACAACCACTGGATCGTCAACGCCCGCATGGTGTCGGAAGCCACCGAGCTGCAGGAAGGCGAGGTGGTCCTGAACCCCTTCCCGTTGGTCAATATCGCCGCCTTTGGGATGATGATGTCGTGGCTGTGGCGACGCGGGACGATGGTGCTGCACCACCCCTTCGATCTGCCGGTGTTCCTGGGCCAGATCGGCGCGGAGCGCGTGAACTACACCATCGCCCCGCCGGCGATCCTCAACGCGCTTTTGAAGACGCCGCAGCTGCTGGCGATCACCGACCTGTCCAGCGTGCGCGCCATCGGTTCGGGCTCGGCGCCGCTGTCGCCCTGGATGATAGAGGGCTTCCTGAACGATCACGGCATCCAGGTCTGCAACATCTTCGGCTCCAACGAAGGCGCGTCGCTGTTCAGCGGCGCGGCGGACGTGCCCGATCCCATCGAGCGGGCCCGCTACTTCCCCCGCATGGGTGTCGAGGGCTTTGGCTGGAACAGCCCTACGGCCCAGATGATACGCACCCGCATCGTCGATCCGGACACCGAGGTGGAGATCACCACTCCCGAGACCCCGGGCGAGTTGCGCATCGACGGGGCGGCGACCTTCAGCGGCTATTGGCAGGCTGATGAGCTCAACGCCGCGGCCTTCGACGGCGAGGGGTTCTTCAAGACCGGGGACCTGTTCGAGATCGCTGGCGAGGGGGAACTGGCGCGGTTCTATCGTTTCGTCGGTCGCTGCAAGGACATCATCGTGCGGGGCGGAGTGAACATCTCCCCCGCCGAGATCGACGACCTGCTGGCGGGTCATCCAGCGCTGAAGGAGGCGGCGGTGGTGGGCGTGCCCGACGACGTGCTGGGCGAGCGCATGTGCGTGGCCGTGGTGCCGTCGGGCGAGACGCCGCAACTGGCCGAGGTCGCCAGTTGGCTGAAGGACAAGGGCCTGGCGGTCTTCAAGCTGCCCGAGAAGCTGGTGGTGGTGGACGCCCTGCCGCGCAACGCCATGAACAAGGTGGTGCGAAGCGAACTGCGCGAGCAGGTGCTGGGACAGCTATAG
- a CDS encoding nuclear transport factor 2 family protein: protein MSHAPEIQALLDKQAITEVLHLYCRGADRADIDLVAGAYHPDAIEDHGGVYEGPAAAYVENMAKILPKAGQMNHMTTNVIIELNGDVAKVESYILAFSRMKKDGEKFDTLTLARALDRFEKRAGEWKIAKRQIIWEWNHEMPFAETWGRGMMAPDPSVLVRAGKKPNDALYAMEA, encoded by the coding sequence ATGTCCCACGCCCCTGAAATCCAGGCCCTGCTCGACAAGCAGGCGATCACCGAGGTGCTGCACCTCTATTGCCGCGGGGCTGACCGGGCCGACATCGATCTGGTGGCGGGCGCCTATCACCCCGACGCCATCGAGGACCACGGCGGGGTCTATGAGGGGCCAGCGGCGGCCTATGTGGAGAACATGGCCAAGATCCTGCCCAAGGCCGGGCAGATGAACCACATGACCACCAATGTGATCATCGAACTCAACGGCGATGTGGCGAAGGTGGAGTCCTACATCCTGGCCTTCTCGCGGATGAAGAAGGACGGGGAGAAGTTCGACACCCTGACCCTAGCCCGCGCCCTGGATCGCTTCGAGAAGCGCGCGGGTGAGTGGAAGATCGCTAAGCGCCAGATCATTTGGGAGTGGAACCACGAGATGCCCTTCGCCGAGACCTGGGGCCGCGGGATGATGGCGCCCGATCCGTCGGTACTGGTGCGCGCAGGCAAGAAACCTAACGACGCCCTTTACGCGATGGAGGCCTAA
- a CDS encoding RrF2 family transcriptional regulator: MLSQKARYALRALVELSRVDPGQITASALAARADAPRKFLEAILLQLAREGVVVSKRGKFGGYVLARPAHQISFAEIIRIVDGPLALAPCVSRTAFAPCEGCIELDACPLREALLRARDATAAVLEAYSLADAAKSGDANIVILPPVA; this comes from the coding sequence ATGCTGTCCCAGAAGGCCAGATATGCGCTGCGGGCGCTGGTGGAACTGTCGCGTGTCGATCCCGGCCAGATCACGGCCTCGGCCCTGGCGGCGCGCGCGGATGCGCCGCGCAAGTTCCTGGAGGCCATTCTGCTGCAATTGGCCCGCGAGGGCGTGGTCGTCAGCAAGCGGGGCAAGTTCGGCGGCTATGTCCTGGCCCGGCCCGCGCACCAGATCAGCTTCGCCGAGATCATCCGCATCGTCGATGGACCCCTGGCGCTCGCGCCGTGCGTCAGCCGCACGGCCTTCGCGCCTTGCGAGGGTTGCATCGAACTGGACGCCTGCCCCCTGCGCGAGGCGCTGTTGCGCGCTCGGGACGCCACCGCCGCCGTGCTCGAGGCCTACAGTCTGGCCGACGCCGCCAAAAGCGGCGACGCCAACATCGTCATCCTTCCGCCGGTCGCCTAG
- a CDS encoding SDR family oxidoreductase, whose translation MEVSGSVALVTGGNRGIGEAFVRAFLAAGAAKVYVGARDPKNAAHLVEEGAGKVVALTLDVAKPEQIEAAAKEARDVSILVNNAGAFLNQRLIGADDMSAAREEMEVNYFGLVGMCRAFAPALKANGGGAIVNVLSSGGLVAVPAMGGYSPSKFAGRAATTNIRAELAGQGTQVSALIVGSVDTRMAAHVQGQKEQPSDIARIGLQAIKRGSDEVDTDRMALEVRANLARDPKALERAMARMLGADTVSTGR comes from the coding sequence GTGGAGGTTTCCGGCTCGGTCGCCCTGGTCACGGGCGGAAATCGCGGCATCGGCGAGGCCTTCGTGCGCGCTTTCCTCGCGGCGGGCGCGGCCAAGGTCTATGTGGGCGCGCGTGACCCCAAGAACGCCGCGCATCTGGTCGAGGAGGGCGCCGGCAAGGTGGTGGCCCTGACGCTGGATGTGGCCAAGCCCGAACAGATCGAGGCGGCGGCCAAGGAGGCCAGGGACGTCTCCATCCTGGTCAACAACGCCGGGGCATTCCTTAATCAGCGCCTGATCGGCGCTGATGATATGTCGGCCGCTCGCGAGGAGATGGAGGTCAACTATTTCGGCCTCGTCGGCATGTGCCGCGCTTTCGCGCCGGCGCTGAAGGCCAACGGCGGCGGCGCGATCGTCAATGTGCTGTCGTCAGGCGGCCTGGTCGCGGTGCCGGCCATGGGCGGCTACAGCCCGTCCAAGTTCGCGGGCCGGGCGGCGACCACCAACATCCGCGCCGAGCTGGCGGGGCAGGGCACGCAAGTCAGCGCCCTGATCGTCGGATCGGTGGACACCCGCATGGCCGCGCACGTGCAGGGCCAGAAGGAACAGCCGTCCGATATCGCCAGGATCGGCCTGCAGGCCATCAAGCGCGGATCCGACGAGGTCGATACCGATCGCATGGCGTTGGAGGTGCGCGCGAACCTGGCGCGCGATCCCAAAGCGCTGGAACGGGCGATGGCGCGTATGCTGGGCGCTGATACCGTCTCGACCGGACGCTAA
- a CDS encoding CBS domain-containing protein yields the protein MLVSQILKTKGAEVFAANQANTVAVAAALLHERRIGAVVILDDSGDVAGILSERDIVRLLAQEGGDALGRPVSSCMTRDVLFAKPSETIDSLLSRMTDRRIRHLPVVEGGKLAGIVSIGDLVKAKIAETEAEAEGLKAYIAAG from the coding sequence ATGCTCGTCAGCCAGATTTTGAAGACCAAGGGCGCGGAAGTTTTCGCCGCCAATCAGGCCAACACCGTCGCTGTCGCCGCCGCGCTCCTTCATGAGCGCCGCATCGGGGCGGTGGTGATCCTTGATGATTCCGGCGACGTGGCCGGCATTTTGTCGGAACGCGACATCGTGCGCTTGCTCGCTCAGGAGGGCGGCGACGCTCTTGGCCGCCCCGTCAGCAGTTGCATGACCCGTGACGTGCTGTTCGCCAAGCCGTCCGAGACGATCGATTCTCTCCTGAGCCGGATGACCGATCGGCGGATTCGCCACCTGCCTGTGGTGGAGGGCGGCAAGCTGGCGGGAATCGTTTCCATCGGCGACCTGGTCAAAGCCAAGATCGCCGAGACCGAAGCCGAGGCCGAGGGCCTCAAGGCCTATATCGCCGCGGGCTAG
- a CDS encoding DUF1295 domain-containing protein, translating to MDLITILAVNAAVSAGAMGLLWLICLKLGDVTVVDSWWSMGMLLLAATTFIQLGEPTPRRWLLLVLCALWAVRLGGYLFWRWRDHGPDRRYQSMLGKVQSEKGWSFAKASLLFVFMTQAPLQFIVALPVQLGQIQAEPALGVLAYAGAALAVFGVLFESIGDWQLTRFRKNPDSKGKVLNTGLWRYTRHPNYFGDACVWWGLYLIAAETPLGLWALPGPILLTWTLMKWSGAPTLEHRLKKTRPDYADYIARTSGFVPWPPKKT from the coding sequence ATGGACCTAATCACGATACTGGCGGTCAACGCCGCCGTCAGCGCTGGGGCCATGGGCCTTTTGTGGCTAATCTGCCTGAAGCTGGGCGATGTGACCGTCGTCGACAGCTGGTGGTCGATGGGCATGCTGCTGCTGGCGGCCACGACCTTCATCCAGCTCGGCGAGCCGACGCCGCGGCGCTGGTTGCTACTGGTGCTGTGCGCCCTGTGGGCGGTGCGGTTGGGCGGCTATCTGTTCTGGCGCTGGCGCGATCACGGGCCCGACCGTCGCTATCAGTCCATGCTGGGCAAGGTGCAGTCGGAAAAGGGCTGGAGCTTCGCCAAGGCGTCGTTGCTGTTCGTGTTCATGACCCAGGCGCCGCTGCAGTTCATCGTCGCCCTGCCCGTGCAACTGGGGCAGATTCAGGCTGAGCCGGCCCTGGGCGTGCTGGCCTATGCCGGCGCGGCCCTGGCGGTGTTTGGCGTGCTGTTCGAGAGCATTGGCGACTGGCAGCTGACCCGCTTCCGCAAGAACCCCGATAGTAAGGGCAAGGTGCTCAACACCGGGCTTTGGCGCTACACGCGGCACCCCAACTACTTCGGCGACGCCTGCGTGTGGTGGGGGCTCTATCTGATCGCCGCCGAGACGCCGCTGGGCCTGTGGGCGCTGCCGGGGCCGATCCTGCTGACCTGGACGCTGATGAAGTGGAGCGGCGCCCCGACCCTGGAGCATCGCCTCAAGAAGACCCGTCCGGACTATGCCGACTACATCGCGCGCACCTCGGGTTTCGTGCCCTGGCCGCCGAAGAAGACCTAA
- a CDS encoding NAD(P)H-dependent amine dehydrogenase family protein — MYRVIQWATGAMGRTALRRIIDHPDLELVGVYVYSDDKAGLDAGDIAKRPATGVIATNRIEDILGLDADVVIHTPRITLPYDALNDDVARLLASGKNVISTAGFHWPTHQGGAYARPLLDACLAGDASLAGLGVNPGALVERIVMSATGMCAQLDKITVREMVDARAMAQPIFVYDFMGFAKDPAQEDITQGPLAALYTSLFGEVFAYVAQAMGATIEALSPDHRLTLAPHDMAVAAGPIPKGTVAATEWRWNARFSNGSAMTLSILWTADPAMHGADVTGHWTVDIEGRPNISLTLDIHEGDAKAPPARALTDATVAVAIRAIPDVCAADPGFFAYDAPGPYRARF, encoded by the coding sequence ATGTATCGGGTCATTCAGTGGGCGACAGGCGCCATGGGGCGCACGGCGCTGAGGCGCATCATCGACCATCCCGATCTCGAACTCGTGGGCGTCTATGTCTACAGCGACGACAAGGCGGGCCTGGACGCCGGCGACATCGCCAAGCGCCCCGCGACAGGCGTCATCGCCACCAACCGCATCGAGGACATCCTGGGGCTCGACGCCGATGTGGTGATCCACACGCCGCGCATCACCCTGCCCTATGACGCGCTCAACGACGACGTGGCGCGGCTGCTGGCCTCGGGCAAGAACGTCATCTCCACCGCCGGTTTCCACTGGCCCACGCACCAGGGCGGCGCCTATGCGCGACCGTTGCTCGACGCCTGCTTGGCGGGCGACGCCAGTCTCGCGGGGCTGGGGGTCAACCCCGGCGCCCTGGTCGAACGGATCGTCATGTCAGCTACCGGCATGTGCGCCCAACTCGACAAGATCACCGTGCGCGAGATGGTCGACGCCCGCGCCATGGCCCAGCCGATCTTCGTCTACGACTTCATGGGCTTCGCCAAGGATCCGGCCCAAGAGGACATCACCCAAGGCCCGCTGGCGGCCCTCTACACCAGCCTGTTCGGAGAGGTGTTCGCCTATGTGGCCCAGGCCATGGGCGCGACGATCGAGGCGCTGTCCCCCGACCACCGCCTGACCCTGGCGCCGCACGACATGGCGGTGGCCGCCGGCCCGATCCCGAAAGGCACGGTGGCCGCCACCGAATGGCGCTGGAACGCCCGCTTCTCCAACGGCTCGGCCATGACCCTTTCGATTCTGTGGACGGCCGATCCGGCCATGCACGGCGCGGACGTCACCGGCCACTGGACCGTGGACATCGAGGGGCGGCCTAACATCAGCCTGACCCTGGACATCCACGAGGGCGACGCCAAGGCGCCGCCCGCCCGCGCCCTCACTGACGCGACGGTGGCGGTGGCGATCCGCGCCATCCCCGATGTCTGCGCGGCCGATCCCGGCTTTTTCGCCTACGACGCGCCCGGCCCCTATCGAGCGCGCTTCTAG
- a CDS encoding nuclear transport factor 2 family protein yields MSRRFQILDTVIAAWRAKDIDAALSHMHDDIVWHYAAAIAPPLKGKAAARKFLEGFAAQIAEVKWRIFDYAENGDRLFVEGVDEYIAVGGARVAAPYAGVVEFKGDLIIGWRDYFDRGVVEAMKAGGAASAQVEQLIARPSAS; encoded by the coding sequence ATGTCGCGTCGCTTCCAGATTCTCGACACCGTGATCGCCGCCTGGCGAGCCAAGGACATCGATGCGGCCCTGTCGCACATGCACGACGACATCGTCTGGCACTATGCCGCCGCCATCGCCCCGCCGCTCAAGGGCAAGGCCGCCGCGCGCAAGTTCCTGGAGGGGTTCGCCGCCCAGATCGCCGAGGTGAAGTGGCGCATCTTCGACTATGCCGAGAACGGCGACCGCCTCTTCGTCGAGGGCGTGGACGAATACATCGCCGTCGGCGGCGCCCGCGTGGCCGCGCCCTATGCCGGGGTGGTGGAGTTCAAGGGCGACCTGATCATCGGCTGGCGCGACTATTTTGATCGCGGCGTGGTCGAAGCGATGAAGGCCGGCGGCGCGGCCTCGGCCCAGGTGGAGCAGTTGATCGCCCGGCCGAGCGCGTCATGA
- a CDS encoding DoxX family protein has protein sequence MGRWLLLEDLKGLDDAALLLLRLVVGSFLAWGVWDNITSAEHMATFVAFLTKFGFPAPHMMAPLSVGVQFACGAAFVMGLLTRWAGLLCAVNFLVAIVMVDHTLGVRGSFASACLVVIGLYLAAHGPGRFALDPLLSRRLG, from the coding sequence ATGGGGCGTTGGCTGCTTCTGGAAGACTTGAAGGGGCTTGATGACGCGGCGCTGCTGTTGCTGCGCTTGGTAGTCGGTTCCTTCCTGGCATGGGGTGTATGGGACAACATCACCAGCGCTGAGCACATGGCGACCTTCGTCGCCTTCCTGACCAAGTTTGGCTTCCCAGCTCCGCATATGATGGCGCCTCTGTCAGTTGGGGTTCAGTTCGCTTGCGGCGCGGCCTTCGTCATGGGGCTGCTGACGCGGTGGGCGGGGCTGCTGTGCGCGGTCAACTTCTTGGTGGCGATCGTCATGGTCGACCACACCCTGGGCGTGCGGGGGTCGTTCGCCTCTGCCTGCCTTGTGGTAATCGGCCTTTATCTAGCCGCTCACGGGCCGGGACGGTTTGCGCTCGATCCCTTGCTGAGCCGCCGGCTTGGATGA
- a CDS encoding rhomboid family intramembrane serine protease, whose translation MYEINDPAPPPREPAFNAPWPALLLTVAIAGSYLLQTRLLDDAGVYALALVPARLQAGEWGGLVTSIFLHGGWMHVLLNSAFALAFGTPISRLLGLDLRGAALLLVFFLLCGVGSGAVYALIHAGSMGAVIGASGAVSGMMGAAARLMDRAGHLGPILSPSVMSTGAAWIIVNLLVALFGLTPGTDGAGVAWEAHLAGFAIGLLLIGPVAALARRRNS comes from the coding sequence ATGTACGAGATTAACGATCCCGCGCCCCCGCCGCGCGAGCCCGCGTTCAATGCGCCATGGCCGGCGCTTCTGCTCACCGTGGCCATCGCGGGGTCCTATCTGCTGCAGACCCGCCTTTTGGATGATGCGGGCGTCTACGCTCTGGCTCTGGTGCCGGCCCGGTTGCAGGCCGGCGAATGGGGCGGACTCGTCACCTCGATCTTCCTGCATGGCGGCTGGATGCACGTCCTGCTCAACAGCGCTTTCGCCCTGGCGTTCGGCACGCCGATATCGCGCCTCCTGGGGCTGGACCTGCGGGGAGCCGCGCTGCTGCTGGTCTTCTTTCTTCTGTGCGGCGTGGGGTCGGGCGCGGTCTACGCCTTGATACATGCCGGCTCGATGGGGGCGGTGATCGGGGCTTCGGGCGCGGTCTCGGGTATGATGGGCGCGGCGGCACGTTTGATGGACCGCGCCGGCCATCTGGGTCCGATCCTCAGTCCATCGGTGATGTCCACGGGCGCCGCCTGGATCATCGTCAACCTGCTGGTGGCGTTGTTTGGTCTGACGCCGGGGACGGATGGGGCCGGCGTCGCCTGGGAGGCGCACCTGGCCGGGTTCGCCATCGGCCTGTTGCTGATCGGTCCGGTCGCCGCCTTGGCCAGGCGTCGTAATTCCTAA